In Melitaea cinxia chromosome Z, ilMelCinx1.1, whole genome shotgun sequence, a single window of DNA contains:
- the LOC123668501 gene encoding uncharacterized protein LOC123668501, giving the protein MSFNKESAGDSKNSARGLSDLSGESCRVGVRIPPFWPQEPALWFAQVEGQFALANITNDVTKFYYVTSHLDHIYASEVKDIIIAPPETNKYEKLKTELTKRLSASREKEVQQLLMHEELGDRKPSQFLRHLQHLAGPNIPEDFLKTIWTSRLPNSIQAVLAAQPTTPLATLAEVADRVNDIVPSSPAVASASMSTQNTLDQMAKMIADLTKQVQALKVQQSRRPRSMSRGRDRRKRSSSRSHSSHKRYPYCWYHKIHGSRARRCVKPCDFASGNAPDSR; this is encoded by the coding sequence ATGAGTTTTAACAAAGAAAGTGCAGGTGATTCGAAAAACTCAGCGCGCGGGTTGTCGGACTTATCTGGTGAATCGTGCCGCGTTGGAGTGCGTATACCCCCTTTTTGGCCTCAAGAACCAGCATTATGGTTTGCTCAAGTCGAGGGACAATTTGCTTTAGCGAATATAACGAACGATGTCACTAAGTTTTACTACGTAACATCACACTTAGATCACATCTACGCTTCGGAAGTGAAGGATATAATTATCGCTCCACccgaaacaaataaatatgaaaagttaAAGACCGAATTAACAAAAAGATTATCCGCATCTCGGGAAAAGGAAGTGCAGCAACTATTGATGCATGAGGAACTAGGCGATCGTAAACCGTCTCAGTTTTTACGACATTTACAACATCTGGCCGGACCTAATATACCGGAAGATTTCCTCAAAACTATATGGACCAGCCGCTTGCCTAATAGTATTCAGGCAGTCCTAGCAGCACAGCCAACCACTCCTTTAGCGACACTAGCGGAAGTAGCTGATCGAGTAAATGATATTGTTCCTTCCTCTCCAGCTGTTGCGAGTGCTTCGATGTCAACTCAAAACACACTCGATCAAATGGCAAAAATGATTGCGGACCTCACGAAACAAGTACAGGCTTTAAAGGTTCAACAGTCAAGACGGCCACGATCCATGTCTAGGGGAAGAGACAGACGTAAGCGCAGTTCCAGCAGATCACACTCCTCTCACAAGAGATATCCTTACTGTTGGTATCACAAGATACATGGTTCTCGAGCAAGGAGGTGTGTTAAGCCTTGCGATTTCGCCTCGGGAAACGCTCCGGACAGTCGCTAA